A single genomic interval of Pirellulaceae bacterium harbors:
- a CDS encoding DUF971 domain-containing protein, with the protein MKPPTKLQASREAGCLMISWPDGHEWSYPCKYLREKCRCAQCVHEITGALLLDPDSVPETIRIDDAKLVGNYALKIIWSDGHDTGLYTWPRLRELCGCSQCRNRDNLPEETVDGA; encoded by the coding sequence ATGAAACCACCTACTAAGCTCCAAGCCTCGCGCGAGGCCGGCTGTCTAATGATTTCATGGCCAGACGGGCATGAATGGAGTTATCCCTGCAAATACTTACGGGAAAAGTGCCGCTGCGCCCAATGTGTGCATGAGATCACAGGCGCGTTGCTGCTCGATCCAGATTCCGTCCCTGAGACCATTCGCATTGACGACGCCAAGCTCGTGGGCAATTACGCACTCAAAATCATCTGGTCCGATGGCCACGATACGGGACTCTACACTTGGCCCCGCCTACGTGAACTCTGCGGTTGCTCGCAATGCCGAAACAGAGACAACCTACCGGAAGAGACGGTTGACGGTGCCTGA
- the glpK gene encoding glycerol kinase GlpK, whose translation MTKYVLAFDQGTTSSRAMVFDHQGQNIGVAQREFKQILPSPGMVEHNPIDIWETQYEVAVKAIEKAGQTAESIAAIGITNQRETTILWDRQTGEPVDNAIVWQSRISAGICDQLRREGYEDTFREKTGLLLDSYFSGTKVKYLLDKHEGLRERAARGEILFGTVDTYLIWRLTEGKTHITDMSNASRTLMFNLHTLDWDDELLKILGIPRAMLPEVGPSSGKLGEATVFGKSIPITGCAGDQQAALFGQACFHPGLAKNTYGTGCFLLMNTGDQPIQSGSNLLTTIGWSIDGKVTYCLEGSVFIGGAVVQWLRDGLGLIKSSEEIEQLVANVSDTEGVYLVPAFVGLGAPYWDPYARGTIVGLSRGTTAGHLGLAALESMAFQSRDVLQAMETAAGVKLDMLKVDGGASVNNRLLQFQSDILGVTVQRPTLPETTALGAAYLAGIAIDYWEGIDVVEQHWQLDQEFTPQMASDERETRYHRWQEAVKRSMGWQPHEK comes from the coding sequence ATGACTAAGTATGTATTGGCTTTTGATCAAGGGACCACTTCGAGTCGCGCGATGGTGTTCGACCATCAGGGACAGAACATCGGGGTGGCGCAGCGCGAGTTCAAACAGATTCTCCCGTCGCCTGGAATGGTGGAACACAATCCAATAGATATCTGGGAGACACAATACGAAGTCGCGGTAAAAGCAATCGAAAAAGCAGGTCAAACAGCGGAATCGATTGCCGCGATCGGGATCACAAATCAGCGAGAAACAACGATTCTCTGGGACCGCCAGACCGGAGAGCCGGTCGACAATGCGATTGTTTGGCAAAGTCGCATCAGCGCCGGAATTTGCGACCAGCTTCGCCGGGAAGGCTACGAGGACACCTTTCGTGAAAAAACGGGCTTACTGCTCGACTCGTATTTCTCTGGTACCAAAGTCAAATACCTGCTCGACAAACACGAAGGCCTACGAGAACGGGCGGCTCGTGGCGAAATCCTGTTCGGTACGGTCGATACTTACTTGATATGGCGACTGACCGAGGGCAAAACCCATATTACCGACATGAGCAACGCGAGTCGAACGCTGATGTTCAACCTCCACACACTGGATTGGGATGATGAACTATTAAAGATCCTTGGCATCCCCCGAGCGATGCTTCCGGAAGTCGGTCCTTCCAGCGGTAAGTTGGGGGAAGCCACAGTCTTTGGCAAGTCGATCCCGATCACCGGTTGTGCGGGAGATCAGCAGGCGGCCTTATTCGGTCAAGCTTGCTTCCATCCCGGATTGGCAAAAAATACTTATGGCACCGGCTGTTTTTTGTTGATGAACACGGGAGATCAACCTATCCAATCCGGCTCAAACCTGCTCACCACCATCGGCTGGTCAATTGACGGAAAAGTCACTTACTGCCTGGAGGGTTCCGTGTTCATTGGCGGAGCAGTCGTGCAATGGCTTCGAGACGGCTTGGGATTGATCAAGTCATCCGAGGAGATTGAACAGCTCGTTGCCAACGTATCGGATACCGAAGGCGTTTACTTGGTCCCGGCTTTTGTCGGTTTGGGCGCACCCTATTGGGATCCTTATGCCCGCGGCACCATCGTGGGTCTCTCGCGAGGCACCACCGCAGGACATTTAGGTTTGGCCGCTCTGGAATCGATGGCTTTTCAATCGCGTGACGTGCTACAAGCCATGGAGACGGCTGCGGGTGTCAAGCTGGATATGCTCAAAGTGGATGGCGGAGCGAGTGTCAACAATCGCTTGCTCCAATTCCAGTCGGATATTCTGGGTGTGACAGTGCAGCGCCCCACACTTCCCGAAACGACAGCCCTGGGCGCGGCCTATCTCGCAGGGATCGCGATCGACTACTGGGAAGGGATAGACGTCGTTGAGCAGCACTGGCAACTCGACCAAGAATTCACCCCTCAGATGGCGAGTGACGAACGGGAGACGCGTTATCATCGTTGGCAAGAAGCGGTCAAGCGTTCCATGGGCTGGCAACCACACGAAAAATGA
- a CDS encoding polyhydroxyalkanoic acid system family protein, translating into MPSFNVEVPHSLGQAAAQERMASFLETMERKYKDQISDMQGSWADNVLTFSFSTFGIKIEGTMTVEEDKVLFKGELPFAAMMFKGKIASGIQEALEKALA; encoded by the coding sequence ATGCCTTCGTTCAACGTAGAGGTTCCCCATTCGTTAGGTCAGGCAGCTGCTCAAGAACGAATGGCGTCATTTCTGGAGACGATGGAACGCAAATACAAAGACCAAATCAGCGACATGCAAGGCAGTTGGGCCGACAATGTCCTCACTTTTTCATTCTCCACCTTTGGAATTAAAATCGAAGGAACAATGACAGTCGAAGAAGACAAAGTCTTGTTCAAAGGCGAATTGCCATTTGCCGCCATGATGTTCAAAGGCAAAATTGCGTCCGGAATCCAAGAAGCGCTTGAAAAAGCGCTGGCTTAA
- a CDS encoding (5-formylfuran-3-yl)methyl phosphate synthase: MTELLISVRSPTEFNIADQAGIRFIDVKEPEHGSLGAASIDVLRTIVAAAKPHHKVSVALGELLDDQALAAEEVPARTDFAKVGLAGCLNVKDWQQRLQKKHQALHPHVDSVAVAYADWQLARSPRIDDVFQAGLELGCSAFLIDTFDKSRGNLLAHLSESEIFRWIERGRRANKIMVVAGSLDQSAMRQLQPLSPTVMAVRSAACRGDRTQNIDADFVSKLCEICSSQAV; this comes from the coding sequence ATGACAGAACTGCTGATTAGCGTACGATCCCCTACTGAATTCAACATCGCAGACCAAGCCGGAATTCGTTTCATCGACGTCAAAGAGCCCGAACACGGATCGTTGGGTGCCGCGTCAATCGATGTCCTGCGTACGATTGTGGCAGCGGCCAAGCCCCACCATAAAGTCAGCGTTGCTTTGGGCGAATTACTCGACGATCAAGCACTTGCCGCAGAAGAGGTTCCCGCACGAACTGATTTTGCCAAGGTAGGCTTGGCGGGCTGCTTGAATGTCAAGGATTGGCAACAACGCTTACAAAAAAAACATCAAGCACTGCACCCACACGTCGATTCAGTTGCGGTCGCCTACGCTGACTGGCAGCTCGCCAGGTCACCAAGAATTGACGACGTATTCCAGGCTGGGCTCGAACTGGGCTGTTCCGCATTCCTGATCGACACTTTCGACAAAAGCCGGGGAAACTTGTTAGCCCACCTCTCCGAGTCTGAGATTTTTCGGTGGATCGAGCGGGGACGACGGGCTAACAAAATCATGGTAGTTGCCGGATCACTCGATCAGTCAGCCATGCGGCAACTGCAACCACTAAGTCCAACAGTGATGGCCGTTCGATCCGCCGCCTGCCGCGGCGATCGCACCCAGAACATCGATGCAGACTTCGTAAGTAAGCTCTGTGAGATCTGTTCGTCACAAGCAGTTTGA
- the nadC gene encoding carboxylating nicotinate-nucleotide diphosphorylase, producing the protein MAKEFVQIEWSAAIEDDCRHLIRLAVREDLDRTFDWTTVALVPEQSRGAARMVSRQAGVAAGCQVVPIIIDELNAELEWLPLAADGDRLNQGDEIGSLRGSVRDLLVAERLVLNLVGRLTGIATLTSDYLAAIAGTEAKIYDTRKTTPGYRRLEKYAVRCGGGRNHRGGLYEAVLIKDNHLDFGLSDLGQPFTAAQAVVAAREFLHETLSKTQAEEMILEIEVDNLEQLDQVLPKAPDIVLLDNMTPSSLANAVSRRNRIAPQVQLEASGGVNLKTVREIADSGVDRISVGALTHSAASLDIGMDWQC; encoded by the coding sequence ATGGCAAAAGAGTTTGTGCAAATTGAATGGTCAGCGGCAATCGAAGATGATTGTCGGCATTTGATCAGGTTGGCCGTTCGGGAAGATTTAGACCGCACCTTCGATTGGACGACGGTTGCACTGGTCCCGGAGCAAAGTCGTGGTGCTGCTCGGATGGTGAGTCGGCAGGCGGGTGTGGCTGCCGGTTGCCAAGTGGTGCCGATCATTATCGACGAGTTAAATGCGGAGCTAGAGTGGTTGCCCCTCGCCGCAGATGGCGATCGACTAAATCAAGGCGATGAAATTGGCTCGTTGAGGGGGTCCGTTCGTGATCTTTTGGTGGCCGAACGCCTCGTTTTGAATCTGGTGGGGCGATTGACCGGCATTGCGACGTTGACGTCGGATTACCTAGCAGCCATCGCCGGAACGGAGGCCAAAATCTACGATACGCGAAAAACAACGCCCGGCTACCGTAGATTGGAAAAATATGCCGTTCGATGTGGAGGTGGGAGGAATCATCGTGGAGGTCTCTATGAAGCCGTTTTGATCAAAGATAATCACTTGGATTTCGGATTAAGTGACCTTGGGCAGCCATTCACTGCTGCTCAAGCGGTGGTCGCAGCCCGCGAGTTCCTCCATGAAACACTCTCGAAGACGCAAGCCGAAGAGATGATTCTCGAGATCGAAGTTGATAATCTTGAACAACTCGATCAGGTGTTGCCAAAGGCGCCAGATATCGTGTTGCTGGACAACATGACTCCGTCGTCGTTGGCAAATGCCGTCTCGCGACGAAATCGGATCGCTCCTCAGGTACAACTCGAGGCGTCAGGAGGCGTTAATTTAAAGACCGTTCGGGAGATAGCAGACAGCGGGGTCGATCGTATCAGTGTGGGAGCGTTGACCCATTCGGCCGCCTCGCTGGATATCGGAATGGATTGGCAATGTTGA
- a CDS encoding D-2-hydroxyacid dehydrogenase has product MKIVVLDGSTLNPGDNPWTGLETLGEVTVHDRSSEAELLDRCRGAQVLVTNKVRLDERLLKALPELKFITVTATGHDCVDTNMARELGISASNVPVYGTDSVAQHIFALILHIMHRVDIHDTAVRAGEWSARQDFSFWKQPLTELTGKSIGIVGFGRIGRAVGQLAHAFGMQVLANSRSQKDRPSYSPFEWTDIETLTRRADIISLNCPLTDQTKGLVNRNLLVQCKSSLVLINAGRGDLIVEADVADALNNGLIAAAGLDVVSREPITADNPLLSAKNCFITPHQAWATLEARRRLMQITVDNISAFVAGQPQNLIT; this is encoded by the coding sequence GTGAAAATCGTCGTACTTGACGGCTCAACTCTGAATCCGGGCGACAATCCATGGACAGGGCTCGAGACTCTCGGGGAGGTCACGGTCCACGATCGAAGCTCCGAGGCCGAGTTACTTGATCGCTGTCGGGGGGCCCAAGTGCTGGTGACCAACAAAGTTCGCCTGGACGAGCGCCTGTTGAAAGCATTGCCGGAGCTAAAATTCATCACGGTTACCGCCACCGGTCACGACTGCGTCGACACCAACATGGCGCGTGAACTGGGGATCTCAGCGTCGAATGTGCCGGTATACGGTACGGATTCGGTGGCACAACACATATTCGCTTTAATACTTCACATTATGCATCGAGTCGACATCCATGACACAGCCGTGCGAGCGGGCGAATGGTCAGCGCGGCAAGATTTCAGTTTTTGGAAGCAGCCTCTCACCGAACTAACGGGCAAGAGCATCGGTATCGTCGGATTCGGTCGCATCGGCCGTGCAGTTGGCCAATTGGCACACGCGTTTGGCATGCAAGTGTTGGCGAATTCGCGCAGTCAAAAAGATCGCCCGAGTTACTCACCATTCGAGTGGACCGACATCGAGACGCTAACTCGGCGCGCCGATATCATCAGTTTGAATTGTCCGCTCACCGATCAGACCAAGGGGCTTGTGAACCGTAATTTACTGGTCCAATGCAAATCATCGTTGGTCTTGATCAATGCGGGACGCGGCGATTTGATTGTTGAGGCTGACGTGGCCGACGCATTGAATAATGGACTGATCGCGGCCGCAGGTCTCGATGTAGTCTCTCGTGAACCCATCACCGCAGACAATCCCCTACTTTCAGCGAAGAATTGTTTCATCACACCCCATCAGGCTTGGGCGACGCTCGAAGCGCGTCGTCGCCTGATGCAAATCACCGTGGACAACATCTCCGCGTTCGTCGCCGGACAGCCCCAGAATTTGATTACTTAA
- a CDS encoding SpoVG family protein — MQITDVQVNLCEGSEDRLRAYCAIVIDNEFVVHNIRIIEKSNGLLIAMPSRKLTLKCPSCRMKNPVDAKFCMTCGDACDREEADRQAEAKIHFDIAHPINPVCRQMIESAVLEAYRKARGSMVEKVG; from the coding sequence GTGCAAATTACGGATGTACAAGTCAATCTGTGCGAGGGTAGCGAAGATCGCCTTCGGGCCTACTGCGCTATCGTGATCGATAACGAATTTGTGGTGCACAATATTCGAATTATCGAAAAATCAAATGGATTGCTGATTGCGATGCCGAGTCGTAAGCTGACGCTCAAGTGCCCATCGTGTCGGATGAAAAATCCAGTGGACGCCAAGTTCTGCATGACGTGCGGCGATGCGTGTGATCGGGAAGAAGCTGATCGCCAAGCAGAGGCGAAAATTCATTTTGATATCGCCCATCCCATCAATCCAGTTTGTCGCCAAATGATTGAATCGGCCGTCTTGGAGGCTTACCGAAAAGCTCGTGGCTCGATGGTGGAGAAAGTGGGTTAG
- a CDS encoding sulfatase, translating into MLGSASLADESKPPNVLFIAVDDLACSLGCYGDSTAKTPHIDRLAATGVKFERAYNQIPLCNPSRASVMTGLRPDQIKVYDLDRHFRDELPQVVTLPQAFRSSGYTTARVGKIYHYNVPAAIGTNGFDDPPSWDQTLNPRGRDKSDERLVFNAEPHRKISGALSWLAAEGTDEEQTDGMIASEAIRWMANSGKRPFFLGVGFFRPHTPFVAPKKYFQLYPLITMRLPYAPANDRGDIPVAAFAHNCPIPNYNLKRNVLRSARQAYYASVSFIDAQVGRLLDALDRFELAENTIVVLWSDHGYHLGEHNGIWQKRTLFEQSARAPLIIRHPSAQGNGRSAQGIVEFVDIYPTLTKLAKVPTPTALAGQDLSPLLTNPAANWSGLAVTQILRPADDRLHQPVMGCTIRTTRWRFTEWAEGKSGVELYDHQNDPFEFDNLAIHSNRQTQEVIDRLRPLLRARASGTIPRTPFNPARL; encoded by the coding sequence TTGCTTGGCTCCGCATCGCTGGCCGACGAGTCAAAGCCCCCCAATGTTTTGTTCATCGCCGTTGACGATCTAGCATGCAGCTTGGGCTGCTATGGCGACAGCACGGCAAAGACACCCCACATCGACCGCCTGGCTGCAACGGGCGTGAAATTCGAGCGAGCCTACAATCAAATCCCTCTCTGTAACCCGAGTCGAGCATCTGTGATGACGGGGCTCCGTCCCGACCAGATCAAAGTGTACGATCTCGACCGACACTTCCGTGACGAACTCCCCCAGGTCGTCACTTTGCCTCAAGCCTTCCGATCGAGCGGCTATACCACCGCGCGCGTCGGCAAGATCTACCACTACAATGTTCCAGCAGCCATTGGAACCAATGGATTTGATGATCCTCCTTCCTGGGATCAGACCCTCAACCCACGAGGGCGAGACAAGTCCGACGAAAGACTCGTTTTCAACGCAGAGCCCCATCGAAAGATCAGTGGCGCCTTGAGTTGGTTAGCCGCCGAGGGAACGGATGAAGAACAGACGGACGGTATGATTGCCAGTGAAGCAATTCGCTGGATGGCAAATTCAGGCAAGCGTCCCTTTTTCTTGGGCGTTGGTTTTTTTCGTCCTCACACACCCTTTGTTGCTCCAAAAAAATATTTCCAGCTCTATCCACTCATCACGATGCGACTGCCTTACGCACCAGCCAACGATCGTGGGGACATCCCCGTAGCAGCGTTCGCCCACAATTGCCCAATCCCGAATTACAATCTCAAACGCAATGTGTTGCGTTCCGCCCGACAAGCTTATTACGCAAGCGTCTCATTTATTGATGCCCAAGTGGGGCGTCTACTCGACGCTCTCGACCGGTTTGAACTGGCCGAGAATACGATCGTCGTTCTCTGGAGCGACCATGGTTACCATTTGGGTGAACACAACGGCATCTGGCAAAAACGAACCCTATTTGAACAGTCAGCTCGTGCGCCCTTGATCATTCGCCACCCGAGTGCGCAGGGGAACGGCCGATCAGCGCAAGGAATTGTGGAATTCGTAGATATCTATCCAACACTGACGAAGCTCGCGAAAGTCCCAACGCCGACAGCACTCGCTGGACAAGATCTTTCCCCGCTGCTCACGAACCCCGCGGCCAACTGGAGCGGTTTGGCTGTGACCCAGATCCTGCGGCCTGCCGATGATCGTCTCCACCAACCCGTAATGGGTTGCACGATCCGCACAACACGTTGGAGATTTACCGAATGGGCAGAAGGGAAATCAGGGGTCGAGCTTTACGATCACCAAAACGATCCATTCGAATTTGACAATTTGGCGATACATTCAAACCGTCAAACACAAGAGGTTATCGACCGCCTTCGACCACTACTGCGAGCCCGCGCATCGGGAACGATCCCCCGCACACCATTCAATCCGGCAAGACTTTAG